Proteins co-encoded in one Streptococcus pyogenes genomic window:
- a CDS encoding efflux RND transporter periplasmic adaptor subunit has translation MSKRGKIKITTKTKLITASVITLVLIITGIVLWKQQRNTLTADIAKEPYSTVSVTEGSIASSTLLSGTVKALSEEYIYFDANKGNDATVTVKVGDQVTQGQQLVQYNTTTAQSAYDTAVRSLNKIGRQINHLKTYGVPAVSTETNRDEATGEETTTTVQPSAQQNANYKQQLQDLNDAYADAQAEVNKAQIALNDTVVISSVSGTVVEVNNDIDPSSKNSQTLVHVATEGQLQVKGTLTEYDLANVKVGQSVKIKSKVYSNQEWTGKISYVSNYPTESNAGSTTPAGSTGAGSSTGATYDYKIDIISPLNQLKQGFTVSVEVVNEAKQALVPLTAVIKKDKKHYVWTYDDATGKAKKVEVTLGNADAQQQEIHKGVAVGDIVIANPDKNIKPDKKLEGVISIGTNTKPEKDSQSKNKKSGVDK, from the coding sequence ATGTCTAAAAGAGGAAAAATTAAAATAACAACGAAAACAAAGCTTATTACAGCTAGTGTTATAACGCTAGTATTAATTATAACTGGAATAGTCTTGTGGAAACAACAACGAAATACGCTAACAGCTGATATCGCTAAAGAACCTTACTCTACTGTTAGTGTAACTGAAGGGAGTATTGCTTCTTCGACTTTACTATCAGGTACTGTAAAGGCTTTATCAGAGGAATATATTTATTTTGATGCTAATAAAGGAAATGATGCAACTGTTACAGTTAAAGTAGGTGATCAGGTAACGCAGGGCCAGCAATTAGTTCAATATAATACAACAACAGCTCAGTCAGCTTATGATACTGCTGTTAGGAGTCTTAACAAGATTGGCCGACAAATTAATCATCTTAAAACATACGGAGTTCCTGCTGTTAGTACAGAAACTAATAGAGATGAAGCTACCGGTGAAGAGACGACAACAACAGTTCAACCATCAGCTCAGCAAAATGCTAATTATAAACAGCAGCTGCAAGATTTAAATGATGCTTATGCAGATGCACAAGCAGAAGTAAATAAAGCGCAGATAGCGTTAAATGATACAGTAGTTATCAGTAGTGTCTCTGGAACTGTTGTGGAAGTAAATAATGATATTGATCCTTCTTCAAAGAACAGTCAAACACTTGTTCACGTAGCAACCGAAGGACAGCTTCAGGTGAAAGGAACATTGACAGAGTATGATTTAGCAAACGTTAAGGTTGGTCAATCTGTAAAAATTAAGTCTAAAGTTTATTCTAATCAAGAATGGACTGGAAAAATATCATATGTTTCAAACTATCCAACTGAGTCTAATGCAGGTTCAACAACGCCAGCAGGTAGCACTGGAGCGGGAAGTTCTACAGGAGCTACCTATGATTACAAGATTGATATTATAAGTCCTCTCAACCAGCTTAAACAAGGCTTCACTGTTTCTGTTGAGGTTGTTAATGAAGCAAAACAGGCCTTAGTTCCTTTAACGGCTGTTATTAAGAAAGATAAAAAACACTATGTTTGGACTTATGATGATGCTACTGGCAAAGCCAAAAAAGTAGAGGTGACACTTGGAAACGCAGATGCACAACAACAAGAAATTCATAAAGGAGTAGCTGTTGGTGACATTGTTATTGCCAATCCAGATAAAAATATCAAACCGGATAAAAAACTAGAAGGGGTTATTTCAATAGGTACCAACACAAAACCGGAAAAAGATTCTCAATCAAAGAATAAAAAATCAGGGGTGGATAAATAG
- a CDS encoding ABC transporter ATP-binding protein produces MSHEKKQLMQLSNIVKSYQNGDQVLKVLKGINLTVYEGEFLAIMGPSGSGKSTLMNIIGLLDRPTSGDYTLHNTKIEILNDRELAKVRNDEIGFVFQQFFLLAKLTALQNVELPLIYAGVNVSKRREQAKQFLEKVGLGRRIKHLPSELSGGQKQRVAIARALVNDPSIILADEPTGALDTKTGQQIMELLTELNKEGKTIIMVTHEPEIADFATRKIIIRDGDITTDTTASVVID; encoded by the coding sequence GTGTCGCATGAAAAAAAACAATTAATGCAATTATCAAATATTGTGAAGAGCTATCAAAATGGGGATCAAGTTCTTAAAGTTTTGAAAGGTATTAATTTAACAGTATATGAGGGTGAATTTTTAGCTATTATGGGTCCGTCTGGTTCGGGAAAATCAACACTAATGAATATTATTGGTTTATTAGATCGTCCAACATCCGGAGATTACACATTACATAATACTAAAATAGAAATCCTTAATGATCGTGAATTAGCAAAAGTACGAAATGATGAAATCGGCTTTGTCTTTCAACAATTCTTTCTGTTAGCTAAATTAACTGCATTACAAAATGTTGAATTGCCTCTTATTTATGCTGGTGTAAACGTCTCAAAAAGACGTGAACAGGCTAAGCAATTTCTTGAAAAAGTAGGACTTGGACGACGTATCAAACATCTACCGTCAGAACTGTCAGGAGGTCAAAAGCAAAGGGTGGCTATCGCACGAGCTTTAGTAAATGACCCATCTATTATTTTAGCGGATGAACCAACAGGTGCACTAGATACTAAAACAGGTCAGCAAATTATGGAACTCTTGACAGAGTTAAACAAAGAAGGTAAAACAATTATTATGGTTACTCATGAACCAGAAATTGCTGATTTTGCAACTCGGAAAATTATTATTCGTGATGGTGATATCACAACGGATACTACAGCTAGTGTTGTTATTGACTAG
- a CDS encoding ABC transporter permease, with product MENWKFALSSIWGHKMRSILTMLGIIIGVAAVVIIMGLGNAMKNSVTSTFSSKQKDIQLYFQEKGEEEDLYAGLHTHENNHEVKPEWLEQIVKDIDGIDSYYFTNSATSTISYEKKKVDNASIIGVSKDYFNIKNYDIVAGRTLTDNDYSNFSRIILLDTVLADDLFGKGNYKSALNKVVSLSDKDYLVIGVYKTDQTPVSFDGLSGGAVMANTQVASEFGTKEIGSIYIHVNDIQNSMNLGNQAADMLTNISHIKDGQYAVPDNSKIVEEINSQFSIMTTVIGSIAAISLLVGGIGVMNIMLVSVTERTREIGLRKALGATRLKILSQFLIESVVLTVLGGLIGLLLAQLSVGALGNAMTLKGACISLDVALIAVLFSASIGVFFGMLPANKASKLDPIEALRYE from the coding sequence ATGGAAAATTGGAAATTCGCTCTTAGCTCAATTTGGGGGCATAAGATGCGCTCAATCCTGACAATGTTGGGAATTATCATCGGTGTAGCAGCAGTTGTGATTATTATGGGGTTGGGAAATGCTATGAAAAATAGTGTAACAAGCACATTTTCTAGCAAGCAAAAAGATATTCAACTCTATTTTCAAGAAAAAGGAGAAGAAGAAGACCTGTATGCCGGATTGCACACGCATGAAAATAATCACGAAGTGAAGCCAGAGTGGTTAGAACAAATTGTTAAAGATATCGATGGTATTGATTCTTATTACTTTACCAATTCTGCTACTTCTACTATTTCGTATGAAAAAAAGAAAGTAGACAATGCTTCGATCATAGGGGTAAGTAAAGATTATTTTAATATAAAAAACTATGATATCGTAGCTGGTCGTACACTAACAGATAATGATTATTCTAATTTTTCGCGTATCATTCTTTTAGATACAGTATTAGCCGATGACCTATTTGGCAAAGGTAATTATAAGTCAGCTTTAAATAAAGTGGTAAGTTTATCTGATAAAGATTATTTAGTTATTGGTGTTTATAAAACTGATCAGACGCCAGTTTCTTTTGATGGATTATCAGGCGGCGCTGTCATGGCGAATACTCAGGTAGCTTCAGAGTTTGGCACCAAAGAAATAGGATCTATCTACATTCATGTGAACGATATTCAAAACAGTATGAACTTAGGAAATCAAGCAGCTGATATGCTAACCAACATATCGCATATTAAAGATGGACAGTACGCTGTCCCTGATAATAGCAAAATCGTTGAAGAAATCAATAGTCAGTTCAGTATCATGACAACAGTCATAGGTTCAATTGCAGCGATCTCTCTTTTAGTGGGAGGAATTGGTGTTATGAATATTATGTTGGTATCTGTCACAGAGCGAACTAGAGAAATTGGTTTACGTAAAGCACTTGGTGCAACACGCCTGAAAATTTTATCACAATTTTTGATTGAATCCGTTGTTCTAACAGTTCTTGGAGGCTTGATAGGATTATTATTAGCTCAATTAAGTGTAGGGGCTTTAGGAAATGCGATGACATTAAAAGGAGCTTGTATTTCTCTTGATGTGGCCTTAATAGCAGTTTTATTTTCTGCCTCAATAGGTGTCTTTTTTGGAATGTTGCCAGCTAATAAAGCTAGTAAGTTAGATCCAATTGAGGCATTACGTTATGAATAG
- a CDS encoding glycerophosphoryl diester phosphodiesterase membrane domain-containing protein: MTFLSDLISLMTKIRLSWVIKAGIFQLLFVTIANIVLSEFFYFILDVTGQYHLDKDNVVTFLKNPIALALLGAYLFLLAAFIHLEFFALYRIIADQEISFYLFRKQFSYYLRGLWKTFSGYQLLLFLLYILLTIPVLHIGLSSVITQKLYLPEFIVGELSKITSTKYLLYGSLILVFYLNLRLVYFLPLIAINHRTVAQAWRESWQKTKKKHVLLWMKLFAINGLTIVVLSLAISMILIFVDMFNPKGNNIIVQLGALTFTWELIFFTTIFFKLCSAMILKEAIEPQKQYDEPRRSNKAYVVIFIVVTVGFAYQSLERLTFFDTSHSKTVIAHRGLVSAGVENSLEALEGAKKAGSDYVELDLILTKDNHFVVSHDNRLKRLAGVNKTIRNLTLKEVEHLTSHQGHFSGRFVSFDTFYQKAKKLNMPLLIELKPIGTEPGNYVDLFLETYHRLGISKDNKVMSLDLEVIEAIKKKNPSITTGYIIPIQFGFFGDEFVDFYVIEDFSYRSYLSSQAFWNNKEIYVWTINDPKRIEHYLLKPIQGIITDQPALTNQLIKDLKQDNSYFSRLVRIISSLY; the protein is encoded by the coding sequence ATGACATTTTTATCTGATTTGATATCATTAATGACAAAAATCAGATTATCTTGGGTAATAAAGGCGGGTATTTTTCAATTATTATTTGTAACGATTGCTAATATTGTCTTATCAGAATTTTTCTATTTTATATTAGACGTTACTGGTCAATATCATTTAGATAAAGACAATGTTGTGACTTTTTTAAAAAATCCTATAGCACTTGCTTTATTAGGTGCCTATTTATTTTTATTAGCTGCTTTTATTCACCTTGAGTTTTTTGCTCTATATCGAATTATTGCGGATCAAGAAATTAGTTTCTATCTTTTTAGAAAACAGTTTTCTTATTACCTAAGGGGGCTTTGGAAAACATTTTCTGGTTACCAATTATTACTTTTTTTGCTTTATATCCTATTGACTATTCCAGTCTTACATATTGGTTTATCTTCTGTGATTACTCAAAAGCTTTATCTTCCAGAATTTATTGTTGGGGAATTATCAAAGATAACTAGCACAAAGTACTTGCTTTATGGCAGTCTTATTCTTGTGTTTTACCTTAACCTAAGATTAGTATATTTTTTACCATTGATAGCAATCAACCATCGTACGGTTGCTCAAGCATGGAGAGAGAGTTGGCAAAAGACTAAAAAGAAACATGTATTGTTATGGATGAAACTTTTTGCAATCAATGGTCTTACGATTGTAGTCTTATCGCTAGCTATTTCCATGATTCTTATTTTTGTTGATATGTTTAATCCTAAGGGGAATAATATTATTGTTCAGCTGGGAGCTTTGACCTTTACATGGGAACTCATTTTTTTTACTACTATTTTTTTTAAACTCTGTTCAGCAATGATTTTAAAAGAGGCAATTGAACCACAAAAGCAATATGATGAGCCAAGAAGAAGTAATAAGGCATATGTTGTAATCTTTATCGTGGTTACAGTAGGTTTTGCTTATCAATCTCTTGAACGTTTAACTTTTTTTGACACATCTCACTCTAAGACAGTTATCGCGCATAGAGGACTTGTATCAGCAGGTGTAGAAAATTCTCTGGAAGCCCTTGAAGGTGCTAAGAAAGCAGGAAGTGATTATGTAGAACTGGATCTAATCTTGACTAAGGATAATCACTTTGTGGTGTCTCATGATAATCGATTGAAGCGTTTAGCTGGAGTAAATAAGACGATTCGCAACTTAACCTTAAAAGAAGTTGAACATCTAACGAGTCATCAAGGACATTTTTCAGGGCGTTTTGTTTCTTTTGACACTTTTTATCAAAAGGCTAAGAAGTTGAATATGCCATTACTTATTGAACTCAAGCCAATTGGTACAGAACCTGGAAATTATGTCGATTTGTTTTTAGAAACTTATCATCGACTTGGTATAAGCAAAGATAATAAAGTCATGTCTTTAGATTTAGAAGTAATAGAAGCTATCAAGAAAAAAAATCCATCAATTACGACTGGTTATATCATACCAATTCAATTTGGATTTTTTGGAGATGAATTTGTTGATTTCTATGTCATTGAAGACTTTTCTTATCGGTCTTATTTGTCGTCCCAAGCTTTTTGGAATAATAAAGAAATTTACGTTTGGACTATTAATGATCCCAAGCGCATAGAGCATTATCTCCTAAAGCCTATTCAGGGAATTATTACAGACCAACCAGCTTTAACTAATCAATTGATTAAAGACTTAAAACAAGATAATTCTTATTTTAGTCGATTAGTCAGAATTATTAGTAGTCTTTATTAA
- the rpsP gene encoding 30S ribosomal protein S16 produces MAVKIRLTRMGSKKKPFYRINVADSRAPRDGRFIETVGTYNPLVAENQITIKEDRVLEWLSKGAQPSDTVRNILSKAGVMAKFHDQKFSK; encoded by the coding sequence ATGGCAGTAAAAATCCGTTTAACTCGTATGGGTTCTAAGAAAAAACCTTTCTACCGTATTAATGTTGCAGATTCACGTGCACCACGTGATGGTCGTTTTATCGAAACAGTTGGAACATACAACCCATTAGTGGCTGAAAATCAAATTACTATTAAAGAGGATCGTGTTCTTGAGTGGTTATCTAAAGGAGCGCAGCCTTCTGATACCGTTCGTAACATCTTGTCTAAAGCTGGTGTTATGGCTAAGTTCCACGACCAAAAATTCTCTAAATAA
- a CDS encoding KH domain-containing protein — translation MDTIENLIIAIVKPLISQPDNLTIKIEDTPDFLEYHLDLDAQDIGRVIGKKGRTITAIRSIVYSVPTLGKKVRLVIDEK, via the coding sequence ATGGATACCATTGAAAATCTTATTATCGCTATTGTGAAACCTTTGATTTCACAACCAGATAATCTTACCATTAAAATTGAAGATACTCCTGACTTTTTAGAGTATCATCTTGACTTGGATGCTCAAGACATCGGTCGTGTTATCGGCAAAAAAGGTCGAACTATTACTGCGATAAGATCGATTGTCTACTCGGTTCCAACACTAGGAAAAAAAGTTCGCTTAGTTATTGATGAGAAATAA
- the hupY gene encoding leucine-rich repeat adhesin HupY/LrrG, whose protein sequence is MSGADYAESSGKSKLKINETSGPVDDTVTDLFSDKRTTPEKIKDNLAKGPREQELKAVTENTESEKQITSGSQLEQSKESLSLNKTVPSTSNWEICDFITKGNTLVGLSKSGVEKLSQTDHLVLPSQAADGTQLIQVASFAFTPDKKTAIAEYTSRAGENGEISQLDVDGKEIINEGEVFNSYLLKKVTIPTGYKHIGQDAFVDNKNIAEVNLPESLETISDYAFAHLALKQIDLPDNLKAIGELAFFDNQITGKLSLPRQLMRLAERAFKSNHIKTIEFRGNSLKVIGEASFQDNDLSQLMLPDGLEKIESEAFTGNPGDDHYNNRVVLWTKSGKNPSGLATENTYVNPDKSLWQESPEIDYTKWLEEDFTYQKNSVTGFSNKGLQKVKRNKNLEIPKQHNGVTITEIGDNAFRNVDFQNKTLRKYDLEEVKLPSTIRKIGAFAFQSNNLKSFEASDDLEEIKEGAFMNNRIETLELKDKLVTIGDAAFHINHIYAIVLPESVQEIGRSAFRQNGANNLIFMGSKVKTLGEMAFLSNRLEHLDLSEQKQLTEIPVQAFSDNALKEVLLPASLKTIREEAFKKNHLKQLEVASALSHIAFNALDDNDGDEQFDNKVVVKTHHNSYALADGEHFIVDPDKLSSTIVDLEKILKLIEGLDYSTLRQTTQTQFRDMTTAGKALLSKSNLRQGEKQKFLQEAQFFLGRVDLDKAIAKAEKALVTKKATKNGQLLERSINKAVLAYNNSAIKKANVKRLEKELDLLTGLVEGKGPLAQATMVQGVYLLKTPLPLPEYYIGLNVYFDKSGKLIYALDMSDTIGEGQKDAYGNPILNVDEDNEGYHALAVATLADYEGLDIKTILNSKLSQLTSIRQVPTAAYHRAGIFQAIQNAAAEAEQLLPKPGTHSEKSSSSESANSKDRGLQSNPKTNRGRHSAILPRTGSKGSFVYGILGYTSVALLSLITAIKKKKY, encoded by the coding sequence ATTTCTGGCGCTGACTACGCAGAAAGTAGCGGTAAAAGCAAGTTAAAGATTAATGAAACTTCTGGCCCTGTTGATGATACAGTCACTGACTTATTTTCGGATAAACGTACTACTCCTGAAAAAATAAAAGATAATCTTGCTAAAGGTCCGAGAGAACAAGAGTTAAAGGCAGTAACAGAGAATACAGAATCAGAAAAGCAGATCACTTCTGGATCTCAACTAGAACAATCAAAAGAGTCTCTTTCTTTAAATAAAACAGTGCCATCAACGTCTAATTGGGAGATTTGTGATTTTATTACTAAGGGGAATACCCTTGTTGGTCTTTCAAAATCAGGTGTTGAAAAGTTATCTCAAACTGATCATCTCGTATTGCCTAGTCAAGCAGCAGATGGAACTCAATTGATACAAGTAGCTAGTTTTGCTTTTACTCCAGATAAAAAGACGGCAATTGCAGAATATACCAGTAGGGCTGGAGAAAATGGGGAAATAAGCCAACTAGATGTGGATGGAAAAGAAATTATTAACGAAGGTGAGGTTTTTAATTCTTATCTACTAAAGAAGGTAACAATCCCAACTGGTTATAAACATATTGGTCAAGATGCTTTTGTGGACAATAAGAATATTGCTGAGGTTAATCTTCCTGAAAGCCTCGAGACTATTTCTGACTATGCTTTTGCTCACCTAGCTTTGAAACAGATCGATTTGCCAGATAATTTAAAAGCGATTGGAGAATTAGCTTTTTTTGATAATCAAATTACAGGTAAACTTTCTTTGCCACGTCAGTTAATGCGATTAGCAGAACGTGCTTTTAAATCAAACCATATCAAAACAATTGAGTTTAGAGGAAATAGTCTAAAAGTGATAGGGGAAGCTAGTTTTCAAGATAATGATCTGAGTCAACTAATGCTACCTGACGGTCTTGAAAAAATAGAATCAGAAGCTTTTACAGGAAATCCAGGAGATGATCACTACAATAACCGTGTTGTTTTGTGGACAAAATCTGGAAAAAATCCTTCTGGTCTTGCTACTGAAAATACCTATGTTAATCCTGATAAGTCACTATGGCAGGAAAGTCCTGAGATTGATTATACTAAATGGTTAGAGGAAGATTTTACCTATCAAAAAAATAGTGTTACAGGTTTTTCAAATAAAGGCTTACAAAAAGTAAAACGTAATAAAAACTTAGAAATTCCAAAACAGCACAATGGTGTTACTATTACTGAAATTGGTGATAATGCTTTTCGCAATGTTGATTTTCAAAATAAAACTTTACGTAAATATGATTTGGAAGAAGTAAAGCTTCCCTCAACTATTCGGAAAATAGGTGCTTTTGCTTTTCAATCTAATAACTTGAAATCTTTTGAAGCAAGTGACGATTTAGAAGAGATTAAAGAGGGAGCCTTTATGAATAATCGTATTGAAACCTTGGAATTAAAAGATAAATTAGTTACTATTGGTGATGCGGCTTTCCATATTAATCATATTTATGCCATTGTTCTTCCAGAATCTGTACAAGAAATAGGGCGTTCAGCATTTCGGCAAAATGGTGCAAATAATCTTATTTTTATGGGAAGTAAGGTTAAGACCTTAGGTGAGATGGCATTTTTATCAAATAGACTTGAACATCTGGATCTTTCTGAGCAAAAACAGTTAACAGAGATTCCTGTTCAAGCCTTTTCAGACAATGCCTTGAAAGAAGTATTATTACCAGCATCACTGAAAACGATTCGAGAAGAAGCCTTCAAAAAGAATCATTTAAAACAACTGGAAGTGGCATCTGCCTTGTCCCATATTGCTTTTAATGCTTTAGATGATAATGATGGTGATGAACAATTTGATAATAAAGTGGTTGTTAAAACGCATCATAATTCCTACGCACTAGCAGATGGTGAGCATTTTATCGTTGATCCAGATAAGTTATCTTCTACAATAGTAGACCTTGAAAAGATTTTAAAACTAATCGAAGGTTTAGATTATTCTACATTACGTCAGACTACTCAAACTCAGTTTAGAGACATGACTACTGCAGGTAAAGCGTTGTTGTCAAAATCTAACCTCCGACAAGGAGAAAAACAAAAATTCCTTCAAGAAGCACAATTTTTCCTTGGCCGCGTTGATTTGGATAAAGCCATAGCTAAAGCTGAGAAGGCTTTAGTGACCAAGAAGGCAACAAAGAATGGTCAGTTGCTTGAAAGAAGTATTAACAAAGCGGTATTAGCTTATAATAATAGCGCTATTAAAAAAGCTAATGTTAAGCGCTTGGAAAAAGAGTTAGACTTGCTAACAGGATTAGTTGAGGGAAAAGGACCATTAGCGCAAGCTACAATGGTACAAGGAGTTTATTTATTAAAGACGCCTTTGCCATTGCCAGAATATTATATCGGATTGAACGTTTATTTTGACAAGTCTGGAAAATTGATTTATGCACTTGATATGAGTGATACTATTGGCGAGGGACAAAAAGACGCTTATGGTAATCCTATATTAAATGTTGACGAGGATAATGAAGGTTATCATGCCTTGGCAGTTGCCACTTTAGCTGATTATGAGGGGCTCGACATCAAAACAATTTTAAATAGTAAGCTTAGTCAATTAACATCTATTCGTCAGGTACCGACTGCAGCCTATCATAGAGCCGGTATTTTCCAAGCTATCCAAAATGCAGCGGCAGAAGCAGAGCAGTTATTGCCTAAACCAGGTACGCACTCTGAGAAGTCAAGCTCAAGTGAATCTGCTAACTCTAAAGATAGAGGATTGCAATCAAACCCAAAAACGAATAGAGGACGACACTCTGCAATATTGCCTAGGACAGGGTCAAAAGGCAGCTTTGTCTATGGAATCTTAGGTTACACTAGCGTTGCTTTACTGTCACTAATAACTGCTATAAAAAAGAAAAAATATTAA
- a CDS encoding pyridoxamine 5'-phosphate oxidase family protein — translation MITQEMKDLINNQLAMVATVDAKGQPNIGPKRSMRLWDDKTFIYNENTDGQTRINIEDNGKIEIAFVDRERLLGYRFVGTAEIQTEGAYYEAAKKWAQGRMGVPKAVGIIHVERIFNLQSGANAGKEINSESN, via the coding sequence ATGATAACACAAGAAATGAAAGATCTTATTAATAACCAATTAGCAATGGTTGCGACGGTTGATGCCAAAGGTCAACCCAATATTGGTCCAAAACGTTCTATGCGTCTCTGGGATGATAAAACATTTATTTATAATGAAAATACAGATGGTCAAACTCGTATTAACATTGAAGATAATGGGAAAATTGAAATTGCCTTTGTTGATCGTGAGCGCCTTTTAGGTTACAGGTTTGTAGGAACTGCTGAAATTCAAACAGAAGGTGCTTATTACGAAGCAGCGAAAAAATGGGCACAAGGACGCATGGGGGTACCAAAAGCAGTTGGTATTATTCATGTCGAGCGTATTTTTAATTTACAATCTGGTGCTAATGCAGGTAAAGAAATAAACAGTGAAAGTAACTAA
- a CDS encoding cation diffusion facilitator family transporter: MPASKKVTIIFILNLSFSLIEFIFGTLFFSGAILADAVHDFGDAIAIGISAILERKAVKKESPNFSLGYKRFSLLGALTTNLILISGSLLVMIETIPKLWHPTIVNYDGMFVLAIFAIIINGFASFIIHSNQTKNEEILSLHFLEDILGWLAIIILSLILKWKPWYILDPLLSIAIASFILSKALPKLVATANIFLDGVPDSIDYCTLHHELSQLPHIVSVNQLNVWSMDGIDHRATIHCCLRESTTEKHCKKSIRLICQRYNINSVTVEIDTSLNEHQHHCSSLSSIEVN, from the coding sequence ATGCCAGCAAGTAAAAAAGTCACCATTATTTTTATATTAAATCTTAGTTTTTCCCTCATTGAATTTATTTTTGGGACATTATTCTTTTCGGGTGCTATTTTAGCAGATGCTGTCCACGATTTTGGAGATGCCATTGCTATTGGTATCTCAGCTATCTTAGAAAGAAAGGCTGTTAAAAAAGAGAGTCCAAATTTTTCACTAGGCTATAAGCGATTTAGCCTTTTAGGAGCGCTAACGACAAATCTAATACTTATTAGCGGGTCATTATTAGTAATGATTGAAACGATACCAAAATTATGGCATCCTACTATTGTTAATTATGACGGTATGTTCGTTTTAGCTATTTTTGCAATTATAATCAATGGATTTGCTAGCTTCATCATTCACTCTAACCAGACAAAAAATGAAGAAATATTAAGCCTTCACTTTTTAGAAGATATCCTTGGGTGGTTAGCCATTATCATACTGTCACTGATCTTAAAATGGAAACCTTGGTACATTCTTGATCCTTTATTATCAATTGCCATTGCTTCTTTTATATTATCTAAAGCTCTTCCAAAGTTAGTAGCAACTGCTAACATTTTTTTAGATGGTGTTCCTGATTCTATAGACTATTGCACTTTGCACCATGAACTCAGCCAACTTCCTCATATAGTGTCTGTTAATCAGCTTAATGTTTGGTCGATGGATGGTATTGATCATAGAGCAACTATACATTGCTGCTTGAGAGAATCTACCACTGAAAAACATTGCAAAAAATCTATTAGACTGATTTGTCAAAGGTACAATATAAACTCAGTCACTGTGGAAATCGATACTTCTTTAAACGAACACCAACATCACTGTTCTTCTCTTTCTAGTATTGAAGTCAACTAA
- a CDS encoding TetR/AcrR family transcriptional regulator has protein sequence MTKDRQIKKTKTAIYSAFIALLQKKEYSKITVRDMITLANVGRSTFYAHYESKEMLLKELCEELFHHLFRQKRNVTFEDYLVHILKHFEQNKDSIATLLLSNDPYFLLRFKNELEHDVYPNLRCKYIDKTTIPEVFLKQFVLSSFIETLKWWLHQRQRMSANELLKYYLELIK, from the coding sequence ATGACAAAAGACAGACAAATCAAAAAAACAAAAACAGCTATCTATAGTGCTTTTATTGCTTTATTACAAAAAAAAGAATATTCGAAAATAACTGTTCGAGATATGATTACACTTGCTAATGTAGGGAGATCAACCTTTTATGCACATTATGAAAGCAAAGAAATGTTACTAAAAGAACTCTGTGAAGAACTTTTTCATCATTTGTTTAGGCAAAAAAGAAATGTGACTTTTGAGGACTATTTGGTACATATTTTAAAGCATTTTGAACAAAATAAAGACAGCATTGCGACGTTGTTACTTTCTAATGATCCCTATTTTTTATTAAGATTTAAAAACGAACTAGAACATGATGTTTACCCTAACTTGCGCTGCAAGTATATCGACAAAACGACTATTCCAGAAGTATTCCTAAAACAATTTGTTCTATCTAGTTTTATAGAAACCTTAAAATGGTGGCTCCATCAAAGGCAAAGGATGTCTGCAAATGAACTATTAAAGTATTATTTAGAGCTCATAAAATAA